The genomic DNA GCAGTTGCAGGACCCGGCGGCGTTTCACAAGGCGCTGCTCGACGGCATGGCGGCGGTGCAGGGCGCGAAGTAACGCATCACCTGGTTTGTCCGTTCAACCATTCGCGGATGGTTGAACGGGCAACGAGCGGTTTTCTACTGAGCGGCCGCGCCGAGTTCGTCGCGAATCTGCGCGGCCATTTCGAACGAATGCAGCCGCGCCGCGTGATCGTAGATCTGCGCGGTTAGCATCAATTCGTCGGCGCCGGTCTGCTCGATGATCGACACGAGCTGCTCGCGCACCGTATCGCGATCGCCGATCGCCGAATACGCGAGCGAATGCGCAACGCTCGCCAGTTCGAACTCCGATGCTTCGATGCGATCGACGGGCGCCTGCAACTGCCCGGGCGTGCCGCGCCGCAAATTGACGAACTGTTGCTGCAGCGATGTGAAGAGCCGCCGCGCTTCGTCGTTCGTATCGGCTGCGAACAGATTGACACCGACCATCGCATACGGCCTCTCGAGCGCCGCCGACGGACGGAACTGCGCGCGATAGAGCTTCAGCGCCATCAGCATCTGGTCCGGCGCGAAGTGCGATGCGAACGCAAACGGCAAACCGAGCGCCGCAGCCAGTTGCGCGCTGAAGAGGCTCGAGCCGAGCAGCCACAGCGGCACGTTGAGGCCCGCGCCCGGCACCGCGCGCACGCGCTGGCCGGCGACCGGCTCGGCGAAATAGCGCTGCAGTTCGACGACGTCGTCGGGGAACGAATCGGCGCTGCCTTGCAGATCGCGGCGCAAGGCGCGCGCGGTGGTCTGATCGCTGCCCGGCGCGCGGCCCAGACCGAGATCGATGCGGCCCGGATACAGCGACGCGAGTGTGCCGAACTGTTCGGCGATCACGAGCGGCGCGTGATTGGGCAGCATCACGCCGCCCGAGCCGACGCGGATGGTTTGCGTGCCGCCAGCGACATGGCCAATCACGACCGATGTCGCCGCGCTCGCGATGCCGGTCATATTGTGATGCTCGGCCAGCCAGAAGCGCTTGTAGCCCCAGCGCTCGGCATGTTGTGCGAGATCGAGCGTGTTACGGAAGGCGTCGCTGGCGGTCGCGCCAACAGTGATCGGAGACAGATCGAGAACGGAAAAGGGAATCATGGCAATCCAGAGAGAGGCCGCGCGAGCGGCGCAGATCAGAGCGGATTGTGCCAAAGCACTTTCATTTCCGCTGAGGGCCGCTATAAGTCCACAATCGCCGCAGGGTTGGACCGATGCGGCGAGCGTGCCGACATCGCCGATGTCATTCATCTCGCCGATCTTGCCGATCTCGCGCCGCACGCAACCGCATTGCTCATGGAGCGGCCTTGCGCCGCGCGCCATAGCGTGTGAATTCGCACAGAAATTCGGGCATCCGCGCATTAGCCTGAAGCTGGCGCTGTCGACATGGCCGCAGCCTTCCTCGGACTTCGACGCCGGTCGCTTGAGCTCGTCACGCGTAGGTCGGCTACGCAGTGCACCCCCGGACGTAGCGGGCGACCGGCTCAGCCGGACGCTATTCCGCACGCATCAGCTGGACTGATAACCCGGACCTGTAACCTGGATTTGACCGATACGCTCCCCGCGTGATCGAAGTTTCGTCAGCCGATTCGGTGTAAACGCGCTCTCGCGTGTTCGTCGTTGCAACGCTAGATTGTGATCAATCGGCGCACAGTCGAGGGGCCAGACGGTCGCGCACGCGCGGCCGAGCAAAGCGATAGAGCCGCATGGACGCGGCCGGACAAAGCGGAGCATGCACGACGGCAGCGAGACGAAGCGTCCGTGGCCGTCGTGCTCCCGCGCTTACTTTCCTTCAGCTTTCCGCACATCAATCCGATCGGGCCGCGCCGCAGACGCGCGCCGCTCCGGCGCGTTCGTCTTGTGTTCGCTGCCTGCCGGTTTCGTCTCCGCTTCGTTCCTGCTTCGTCTCCGCTTCGTCCCCGCTTCGTGCCATTAAGCGCCGCTTCGCCTGTCTGCGGTATCCTGTCACGTCGTTGACTTCGTGACATACCGTCACTTTCCACGCTCTCAGATGGCCTTCCGCTATTCATCGCTGGTCGCGGCCACGCTCGGCGCATCGATTGCGCTTACCGGCTGCGACAATCAACAGACCGAGCACGCCGTGCAGAAGCTCAAGGATTTTTTCAACGCCATCAAGCCCGACGTGCTGCTGCTCAGAGGGCTCACGCCCGGCGTCACGACCGAAGCGCAGATTCGCGACCAGATGGGCAAGCCCGAAACCGAGCGCAATTTCACCGACGGTTCGAAGCGCCTCGAATATCCGCGCGGTCCGGAAGGCCTC from Paraburkholderia edwinii includes the following:
- a CDS encoding LLM class flavin-dependent oxidoreductase encodes the protein MIPFSVLDLSPITVGATASDAFRNTLDLAQHAERWGYKRFWLAEHHNMTGIASAATSVVIGHVAGGTQTIRVGSGGVMLPNHAPLVIAEQFGTLASLYPGRIDLGLGRAPGSDQTTARALRRDLQGSADSFPDDVVELQRYFAEPVAGQRVRAVPGAGLNVPLWLLGSSLFSAQLAAALGLPFAFASHFAPDQMLMALKLYRAQFRPSAALERPYAMVGVNLFAADTNDEARRLFTSLQQQFVNLRRGTPGQLQAPVDRIEASEFELASVAHSLAYSAIGDRDTVREQLVSIIEQTGADELMLTAQIYDHAARLHSFEMAAQIRDELGAAAQ